In the genome of Glycine soja cultivar W05 unplaced genomic scaffold, ASM419377v2 tig00005180_1_pilon, whole genome shotgun sequence, one region contains:
- the LOC114404167 gene encoding uncharacterized protein LOC114404167 — MEVREDLMVSPIGDSEPALRSAYFLKPIAKSLDGPVSKVLSSSMTMSLPPVFEPKDWPLVIHFDWWRHTKKKWVEWVDALQLRYKSVWKKVGIFEAIMSTKCSIAKDQNLCFGIAEKWCAETNTLLFPWGEATITLEDVMVLGGYPVVGDPVFAPLQSHEMREAEKKLILAREQLWRRTKAKASLSAWMDAFVNSGSEVEHEAFLATWLSMIGFSSKGLVSTLVFPIAVHLARGNPIALGPAVLASIYKDLTLLKNSIVGMTKQLVLGDKLELEVTL, encoded by the coding sequence ATGGAGGTAAGGGAAGATTTAATGGTTTCACCTATTGGAGACAGTGAACCAGCTTTGAGAAGTGCCTATTTTCTGAAACCCATTGCAAAATCCCTTGATGGACCAGTTTCTAAGGTTCTTTCATCTTCTATGACTATGTCACTGCCACCCGTGTTTGAACCAAAGGACTGGCCTTTGGTGATCCATTTCGACTGGTGGCGCCACACAAAGAAGAAATGGGTTGAATGGGTGGATGCCCTTCAACTCAGGTATAAATCAGTGTGGAAGAAAGTTGGCATCTTTGAAGCCATAATGAGCACCAAGTGTTCCATAGCGAAAGATCAGAACTTGTGTTTTGGGATCGCTGAGAAGTGGTGTGCTGAGACAAATACCTTATTGTTTCCATGGGGCGAGGCAACCATCACATTGGAGGATGTGATGGTGTTGGGGGGTTACCCTGTTGTTGGTGATCCTGTCTTCGCCCCACTTCAAAGCCATGAAATGAGAGAGGCGGAGAAGAAATTGATTCTTGCAAGAGAACAACTTTGGAGGAGGACAAAAGCTAAGGCTTCTTTATCTGCATGGATGGATGCTTTTGTCAATAGTGGGAGTGAAGTTGAGCATGAAGCATTCCTTGCAACTTGGTTGTCAATGATTGGTTTTTCTTCCAAAGGTTTGGTGAGTACGTTGGTTTTCCCTATAGCTGTTCATCTTGCTAGAGGGAATCCCATTGCTTTGGGACCAGCAGTTTTGGCCAGCATATATAAGGATTTGACTTTGTTGAAGAACTCAATAGTCGGTATGACAAAACAACTAGTACTTGGTGATAAATTGGAATTGGAGGTTACTCTTTAG
- the LOC114404165 gene encoding uncharacterized protein LOC114404165 has protein sequence MAVNDGVVELVNTLVGAILNHEGMDVLRDDSALKTTNERGDTPLHLAASKGFNAMCKCIIGESEERKDLIRVRNNKGETPLFRAVLTCHTKTFMYFHHVSKDIPLGNYDGDTILHHAIWREFLDLAIIITHCYPELVHMRNKDGATPLKVLASKPSAFKSGSNLPWWKQILYYGILVEQLDAEKAIKSYMDKVDKFEADIELKVNIHSESSEANKAQKFVEKQYATSVRFVKSAVRLAFKVLSLSGLGVTAQDLKAIKKIRQKHRWSRQLLNIFMERPYESYIGISGGRPFLREDRDLGQPVITKQRLQSKQQISSVNL, from the exons ATGGCAGTGAATGATGGCGTAGTGGAACTTGTTAACACTCTCGTTGGTGCAATCTTAAACCATGAAGGGATGGATGTGCTGAGGGATGATAGTGCATTGAAAACAACCAATGAGAGAGGGGACACTCCTTTGCACCTTGCAGCATCAAAAGGGTTCAATGCTATGTGCAAGTGCATCATAGGGGAGTCTGAGGAAAGGAAGGATTTGATTAGGGTTAGGAACAATAAGGGTGAAACACCTCTCTTCCGGGCTGTGCTCACATGCCATACAAAGACCTTTATGTACTTCCATCATGTTTCCAAAGATATTCCACTTGGGAACTATGATGGGGATACCATCCTTCACCATGCCATTTGGAGAGAATTCTTGG ATTTGGCAATTATAATAACTCATTGCTATCCTGAACTTGTTCACATGCGAAACAAAGATGGAGCCACTCCTCTCAAAGTTCTTGCCTCTAAGCCTTCAGCCTTCAAGAGTGGAAGCAATCTCCCATGGTGGAAGCAAATTCTATATTATG GTATACTCGTAGAACAACTAGACGCAGAAAAGGCAATAAAATCCTATATGGATAAAGTTGACAAATTTGAGGCCGACATTGAACTCAAAG TGAATATACATTCAGAAAGTAGTGAAGCCAACAAAGCACAAAAATTTGTGGAAAAACAGTATGCTACTTCTGTTCGGTTTGTAAAGAGTGCTGTTCGATTAGCATTCAAAGTCCTTAGCCTCTCGGGATTGGGTGTCACTGCACAGG ACTTGAAAGCAATAAAGAAGATAAGGCAGAAGCACAGATGGAGTCGTCAACTCTTGAATATTTTTATGGAAAGACCTTATGAGTCGTACATTGGAATTAGTGGGGGTCGACCATTTTTGAGAGAAGACAGAGACTTAGGGCAACCCGTTATTACCAAACAACGGTTACAAAGTAAGCAACAAATCAGTTCAGTTAATTTATAA